A single Garra rufa chromosome 9, GarRuf1.0, whole genome shotgun sequence DNA region contains:
- the hjv gene encoding hemojuvelin translates to MGMAASAVGGNHLHTLWKHIVIIVTTVLLFSAPSVCAQCRILRCNSDFVAATLEIGVNGGGGKEGTNTGYCSALRSYALCTQRTARACRGDLAYHSAVQGIEDLLIQHRCPKSGPTAQPRPPLQAPLSGDGCFYEKGFMQREGRAPEYLHCGVFGDPHIRTFNDEFQTCAVQGAWPLIDNQYLYIQATSTPTRGSSYTTVLTKITVILKNWRECAEFQMYQAELDNVPPAFVDGSVTGGDRRGHQSLRVHSHDPGRHAEIWATHIGTTIVVRQVGRSLSLSVRSPRGIVESYTPEQDLQLCVWGCPVSQRLDMPYAHPSIPAYTHCSSLLLVRDVYFQACLFDLQVTGDLNSSASAVAALEDARAMISDPNRVHLLTDRAGNNLPSLAVVLALIVLVETLRHAFLGPV, encoded by the exons ATGGGAATGGCCGCATCAGCTGTTGGTGGGAATCACTTACACACATTATGGAAACACATTGTGATCATTGTTACAACAGTCCTGCTCTTTAGTGCTCCTTCAG TATGTGCACAGTGTCGCATCTTGCGATGCAACTCCGATTTTGTGGCTGCGACTTTGGAAATTGGCGTCAATGGAGGAGGGGGTAAGGAGGGCACTAACACCGGCTACTGCAGTGCCCTTCGGTCCTATGCGCTCTGCACCCAGCGGACAGCCCGAGCGTGCCGTGGAGACCTGGCGTACCACTCTGCCGTGCAGGGCATCGAGGACCTGCTCATCCAACACCGTTGCCCCAAATCAGGCCCCACGGCTCAACCGCGACCCCCGCTCCAGGCCCCTCTCTCAGGAGATGGATGCTTTTATGAGAAGGGGTTTATGCAGAGGGAGGGCAGGGCCCCAGAATATCTGCACTGCGGGGTGTTTGGAGACCCTCATATCCGCACATTTAATGACGAGTTCCAGACGTGTGCTGTGCAGGGCGCATGGCCTCTCATAGACAACCAGTACCTGTACATCCAGGCCACCAGCACGCCCACTAGAGGGAGCTCTTACACCACCGTACTCACAAAG atcacGGTTATCTTGAAAAACTGGCGCGAGTGTGCAGAGTTTCAGATGTATCAAGCGGAGCTGGATAACGTTCCTCCGGCGTTTGTGGATGGTTCTGTGACCGGCGGTGATCGCAGAGGACATCAGAGTCTGCGCGTTCACTCTCACGACCCTGGCCGACACGCTGAGATCTGGGCTACGCATATTGGGACGACGATAGTAGTGCGACAGGTCGGCCGGTCGCTGAGTTTGTCTGTACGTTCCCCTCGTGGGATTGTAGAGTCCTATACACCTGAGCAGGACTTGCAGTTGTGCGTATGGGGGTGTCCGGTCTCACAACGACTGGACATGCCATATGCACATCCGTCCATACCTGCGTACACACACTGTTCCTCACTGCTTCTGGTGCGGGATGTGTATTTCCAAGCTTGCTTGTTTGATTTACAGGTCACTGGAGATTTGAACTCCAGTGCATCAGCTGTGGCTGCATTAGAGGACGCTCGTGCAATGATTTCGGACCCTAATAGGGTTCACCTGCTGACGGACAGGGCAGGTAACAACCTTCCGTCATTGGCGGTAGTGTTGGCCTTAATTGTTCTTGTAGAGACTCTCAGACATGCTTTCTTGGGCCCAGTGTGA